A DNA window from Leptolyngbya sp. KIOST-1 contains the following coding sequences:
- a CDS encoding cadmium resistance transporter: MSWPLQTLVKATAAFVATNLDDFVLLMMFFSQVPSRFSYRQIFWGRYLGFAALVALSLPGFFGGLVLPKAYIGLLGLVPIAIGLRQWLKREAEAEVQGVAAPGLINAQIAAIAGLTLANGGDNIGIYVSLFAGQTWAELGLTLLVFALLIPLWYGLALAVVSHPLVRDRIARIGHRLVPPVLIALGLYILIDSETYRLLRP, from the coding sequence ATGTCCTGGCCATTGCAAACTCTAGTCAAAGCCACAGCCGCATTTGTAGCCACCAATCTAGACGACTTTGTTCTATTAATGATGTTCTTTTCTCAGGTGCCCAGCCGATTCTCCTACCGCCAGATTTTTTGGGGTCGCTACCTGGGCTTCGCCGCCCTGGTGGCGCTCAGTCTGCCCGGTTTCTTTGGCGGATTGGTACTGCCTAAAGCCTACATTGGTCTGCTGGGTCTGGTACCCATCGCCATTGGGCTGCGGCAGTGGCTCAAGCGAGAAGCCGAGGCCGAGGTGCAGGGGGTAGCGGCCCCCGGGCTGATCAACGCTCAGATAGCGGCGATCGCAGGTCTCACCCTAGCCAACGGCGGCGACAACATCGGCATCTATGTGTCGCTGTTTGCGGGCCAAACTTGGGCCGAGCTGGGTCTGACCCTGCTGGTGTTTGCCCTGCTAATTCCCCTCTGGTATGGGTTGGCCCTGGCGGTGGTCAGCCATCCGCTGGTGCGCGACCGCATCGCCCGCATCGGCCACCGCCTGGTGCCTCCGGTGCTCATTGCCCTGGGCCTCTACATTCTGATCGATAGCGAAACCTACCGACTGCTGCGGCCCTGA
- a CDS encoding beta-class carbonic anhydrase — translation MSQTLEAVLTANAAYAADFGDKGSLPMPPGRRFAVLTCMDARLDPAKFAGLSEGDAHVIRNAGGRASDDAIRSLVISYKLLGTREWFVIHHSDCGMETFTDAVIRGLLASSLETAKVDADGWHDVGQGPGSDEGDFISWLTIADQAKSVAEDVARIRNHPLVPGDIPIYGYIYDVKSGQLVEVPEATAVGSGG, via the coding sequence ATGTCCCAAACCCTCGAAGCCGTCCTCACCGCCAACGCTGCCTACGCCGCCGACTTTGGCGACAAAGGCAGCTTGCCCATGCCCCCTGGTCGGCGCTTTGCGGTGCTGACCTGTATGGATGCCCGCCTCGACCCGGCTAAGTTTGCCGGGCTGAGCGAGGGCGATGCCCACGTCATCCGCAATGCCGGGGGGCGGGCCAGCGATGACGCCATTCGCTCCCTGGTGATTTCCTACAAATTGCTGGGCACCCGCGAGTGGTTCGTCATTCACCACAGCGACTGCGGCATGGAAACCTTTACCGATGCCGTGATTCGCGGGCTGTTGGCCAGCAGCCTGGAAACCGCCAAAGTCGACGCCGACGGCTGGCATGACGTGGGCCAGGGGCCAGGCTCTGATGAAGGCGACTTCATTAGCTGGCTGACCATCGCCGACCAGGCCAAAAGCGTGGCCGAAGATGTGGCCCGCATCCGCAACCACCCGCTGGTGCCAGGGGATATCCCCATTTACGGCTATATCTACGACGTGAAGAGCGGCCAGCTGGTGGAGGTGCCGGAGGCGACGGCGGTGGGGAGTGGGGGGTAG
- a CDS encoding sulfurtransferase produces MLKQLRSWKIQLVAFLVAAIAVVALPGLVQPSRAATTIDFVTPQWVAQHSRDGNLRILDVRANPLDYINSHIPGAVNIAENTFRGPNGRLPVQFWEQQKIESLFQEAGVNRNSHVVIYSDGNNILGSTQVAYLLERSSHPGRVSVLDGGFKAYKDAGLPTTKEFPQYDRGNFSLQDNSGIRVSLDQVRSIVRDRSARVTFIDPRPPALFAGEEDVFIRNGHIPGAKNIPWPTFTIGEDNFHQLKALDEIRALLARRQVGRNDEIIVTCSTGREASLQYVVLKHVLGYSNVRLYEGSWTEYSAQPDLPVATGRDPNV; encoded by the coding sequence ATGCTTAAGCAACTGCGGAGCTGGAAGATTCAGCTCGTGGCCTTTTTAGTAGCGGCGATCGCCGTTGTAGCCCTACCCGGCCTAGTGCAGCCCAGCCGGGCGGCGACCACCATCGATTTCGTCACCCCCCAGTGGGTGGCGCAGCACTCCCGCGATGGCAACCTGCGCATTCTAGATGTGCGGGCCAACCCGCTGGACTACATCAACAGCCACATTCCCGGTGCGGTAAACATCGCCGAAAACACCTTTCGGGGTCCTAACGGGCGGCTGCCGGTGCAGTTTTGGGAGCAGCAAAAGATTGAGTCGCTGTTCCAGGAAGCCGGAGTCAACCGCAACAGCCATGTGGTGATCTACTCCGACGGCAACAACATTTTGGGCAGCACCCAGGTGGCCTACCTGCTGGAGCGGAGCAGCCACCCGGGCCGGGTTTCGGTGCTCGATGGCGGCTTTAAAGCTTACAAAGATGCCGGACTGCCCACCACCAAGGAGTTTCCCCAGTACGATCGCGGCAACTTCAGCCTGCAAGACAACAGCGGTATCCGCGTCTCGCTCGATCAGGTGCGATCGATTGTGCGTGACCGCAGCGCCCGCGTCACCTTCATCGACCCCCGCCCGCCCGCCCTGTTCGCTGGAGAAGAGGACGTGTTCATTCGCAACGGCCACATCCCTGGTGCGAAGAACATTCCCTGGCCCACCTTCACCATTGGTGAAGACAACTTCCACCAGCTCAAGGCCCTGGATGAGATCCGTGCCCTGCTGGCCCGCCGCCAGGTTGGCCGCAACGACGAGATCATCGTCACCTGCAGCACTGGGCGCGAAGCCTCGCTGCAATACGTGGTGCTGAAGCACGTGCTGGGCTACTCTAACGTGCGGCTCTACGAGGGCTCCTGGACTGAGTACTCCGCCCAGCCCGACCTGCCCGTCGCCACGGGCCGCGATCCCAACGTTTAG
- a CDS encoding O-acetylhomoserine aminocarboxypropyltransferase/cysteine synthase family protein: MTHRYETLQIHAGQEPAPAHARAVPIYQTTSYTFDDADHGARLFALQEFGNIYTRIMNPTTDVFEKRIAALEGGAAALATASGQAAQFLALSTLAQAGDNIVATSYLYGGTYNQFKVSLPRLGIGVKLVEGDDAETFRQAIDKNTKALYVESIGNPQFNVPDFAALAHVAHENGIPLVVDNTFGAAGYLVRPIDHGADIVVQSATKWIGGHGTSIGGVIVDSGKFDWRNGKFPLFTEPAPGYHGLNFSDTFGPDGPFGNIAFIIRARVEGLRDFGPALSPFNAFLLLQGLETLSLRVERHASNALALAHWLKEQPQVAWVNYLGLPEHPYHDRATKYLHNGFGGVLNFGIQGGLEAGRKFIDHVKLASHLANVGDAKTLVIHPASTTHQQLSESEQRSAGVSPDLVRVSVGIEHIDDIKEDFAQSFAAL; the protein is encoded by the coding sequence ATGACCCACCGCTACGAAACGCTACAGATCCACGCTGGCCAGGAACCCGCCCCGGCACACGCCCGCGCTGTGCCCATTTACCAGACCACCTCCTACACTTTTGACGACGCCGACCACGGGGCGCGGCTGTTTGCCCTGCAAGAGTTTGGCAACATCTACACCCGGATCATGAACCCCACCACCGATGTGTTTGAAAAGCGCATCGCGGCTCTGGAGGGGGGCGCGGCGGCCCTGGCTACCGCCAGCGGTCAGGCGGCCCAGTTTCTCGCCCTCAGCACTCTGGCCCAGGCGGGGGACAACATTGTGGCCACCAGCTACCTCTACGGCGGCACCTACAACCAGTTCAAGGTGTCGCTACCCCGCCTGGGCATTGGGGTGAAACTGGTGGAGGGCGACGATGCCGAAACCTTCCGCCAGGCGATCGATAAGAACACCAAAGCCCTCTACGTCGAGAGCATCGGCAACCCCCAGTTCAACGTGCCTGACTTCGCCGCCCTGGCCCATGTGGCCCACGAAAACGGCATCCCCCTGGTAGTAGACAACACCTTTGGAGCGGCGGGCTACCTGGTGCGCCCCATCGACCACGGAGCCGACATTGTGGTGCAGAGCGCAACGAAGTGGATCGGCGGCCACGGCACCTCCATCGGCGGCGTGATCGTAGATTCGGGCAAGTTCGACTGGCGCAACGGCAAGTTTCCGCTATTCACCGAACCCGCCCCCGGCTACCACGGCCTGAATTTCTCCGATACCTTTGGCCCCGACGGCCCCTTTGGCAACATCGCCTTCATCATTCGGGCGCGGGTGGAGGGGCTGCGCGACTTTGGTCCCGCCCTCAGCCCCTTCAACGCGTTTTTGCTGCTGCAAGGGCTGGAAACTTTGTCCCTGCGGGTGGAGCGCCACGCCAGCAATGCCCTGGCCCTGGCCCACTGGTTGAAGGAGCAACCCCAGGTGGCCTGGGTCAACTACCTGGGCCTGCCCGAGCATCCCTACCACGATCGCGCCACCAAGTACCTGCACAACGGCTTCGGCGGCGTGCTCAACTTCGGCATCCAGGGCGGCCTGGAGGCGGGGCGCAAGTTCATCGACCACGTGAAACTCGCCAGCCACCTGGCCAACGTCGGCGACGCCAAAACTTTGGTCATTCACCCCGCCAGCACCACCCACCAGCAGCTCAGCGAAAGCGAACAGCGCTCCGCTGGCGTCTCCCCCGACCTGGTGCGGGTGTCGGTAGGCATTGAGCACATTGACGATATTAAGGAGGACTTTGCTCAGTCGTTTGCGGCGCTGTGA
- a CDS encoding prohibitin family protein has product MVEIGSKDTRDRAPSAPTSALGSGATLAAWILLGLVGLALAASFWVVVPAGERGVWLRFGQVQEQILDEGLHFVIPLVDSVELLTTRVQKQEIATEAASKDLQDVFSDVALNWHILPEKANAVFQQIGDEEDIVLAILNPAIEEVIKAVIAHYTAEEVITQRDQVKAEVDAGLRSRLAPYNLAIDDVSLTTIHFSKQFRDAVEAKQIAVQEAKQAEFVAKKALRQAEIEINLARGTAEAHQILQETLTPSILKYEALQKWDGRLPLITGEGTSTVIELEDLVPDRE; this is encoded by the coding sequence TTGGTCGAGATTGGATCTAAAGACACCCGCGATCGCGCCCCCTCTGCACCGACCTCAGCCCTCGGCAGTGGGGCCACGCTGGCGGCCTGGATTTTGCTGGGCCTGGTGGGTTTGGCTCTGGCCGCCAGCTTTTGGGTGGTGGTGCCAGCGGGGGAGCGGGGGGTGTGGCTGCGGTTTGGGCAGGTGCAGGAGCAAATTCTCGATGAGGGGCTGCACTTTGTGATTCCCCTGGTGGATTCGGTGGAGCTGCTGACGACTCGGGTGCAAAAGCAGGAAATTGCCACCGAAGCGGCGTCGAAGGATTTGCAGGATGTGTTTAGCGATGTGGCGCTCAACTGGCACATTTTGCCCGAAAAGGCCAACGCTGTTTTTCAGCAGATCGGGGATGAGGAGGACATTGTCCTGGCGATTCTTAACCCGGCGATTGAAGAGGTGATCAAGGCGGTGATCGCCCACTACACCGCCGAGGAGGTGATCACCCAGCGAGATCAGGTGAAGGCGGAGGTGGATGCGGGGCTGCGATCGCGCCTCGCCCCCTACAACCTGGCCATTGATGACGTGTCGCTGACCACCATTCATTTTTCCAAGCAGTTTCGCGACGCGGTGGAAGCCAAACAAATTGCTGTGCAGGAGGCAAAACAGGCCGAGTTTGTGGCCAAAAAAGCCCTGCGCCAGGCCGAAATTGAGATCAATTTAGCCCGAGGCACCGCCGAAGCCCACCAAATTTTGCAGGAAACCTTAACGCCCAGCATTCTCAAGTATGAAGCCCTGCAAAAATGGGACGGACGATTACCTTTGATCACCGGAGAGGGGACGAGTACAGTGATCGAGCTAGAGGATTTAGTGCCGGATAGGGAGTAG
- a CDS encoding LysR family transcriptional regulator encodes MKIEQLRVFMAVAEHLHFTRAADSLYITQPAVSASIQTLEEEYGVKLFHRIGRHIELTDAGEMLQIEAQKILDQVELTAQGLRELNDLQRGELKIGSSLTVGNYWLPHKISHYKQQYPGISIKCTIANAEEIISGTVTGMFDLGLVTGEVKPSLSQNLAVSVIGQDVVAIVVGQSHPWFERDRVALPELTDTCWITREPGSGSRYMFERSLQNWGIDPSTLEISLILTTSEMIKAVVEGGIGAAALPRSIVRSELKLGTLKAIAVVDDIDNPQHTYEMTQPVILLRHQKRFHTRVSKAFEEILVGG; translated from the coding sequence ATGAAGATTGAGCAACTGCGCGTTTTTATGGCGGTAGCCGAGCACTTACACTTTACCCGCGCAGCGGATTCTCTCTACATCACTCAGCCTGCGGTTAGTGCCTCTATCCAAACCCTTGAGGAGGAATATGGCGTCAAGTTATTTCACCGTATCGGTCGTCACATTGAGCTGACCGACGCGGGAGAAATGCTGCAAATTGAAGCCCAAAAAATTCTCGATCAGGTGGAGCTAACCGCCCAGGGATTGCGCGAACTAAACGATTTGCAGCGGGGAGAGTTAAAGATCGGCAGTAGCCTCACAGTGGGCAACTACTGGCTCCCCCACAAAATCAGCCACTATAAGCAGCAGTACCCCGGTATTTCCATCAAATGCACCATCGCCAATGCCGAAGAAATCATCAGCGGCACCGTCACCGGAATGTTCGATCTGGGATTGGTCACGGGCGAGGTCAAACCCTCCCTCAGCCAAAACCTAGCGGTATCGGTGATTGGGCAGGACGTGGTGGCCATCGTCGTGGGGCAAAGCCACCCCTGGTTTGAGCGCGACCGGGTTGCCCTCCCCGAACTCACCGACACCTGCTGGATCACCCGCGAACCCGGATCGGGCTCTCGCTATATGTTTGAGCGATCGCTCCAGAACTGGGGCATTGACCCCAGCACCCTGGAGATCAGCCTCATTCTCACCACCAGCGAAATGATCAAAGCGGTGGTGGAAGGCGGTATCGGTGCGGCGGCACTGCCGCGATCGATCGTGCGATCGGAGCTAAAACTCGGCACCCTGAAAGCGATCGCCGTCGTCGATGACATCGACAATCCTCAGCACACCTACGAAATGACCCAGCCCGTGATTTTACTGCGCCACCAAAAGCGATTTCACACCCGAGTTTCTAAGGCCTTTGAGGAGATTTTGGTAGGGGGGTGA
- a CDS encoding YidH family protein — protein sequence MTQPSTATDTALNSSPADAAPRKKSGSRTRDHLANERTYLAWMRTGVALIGFGVLIARLRYLVSPDVPGTGQGWLVGLALCCIGLITVMLSTWHYFSVLDAIETDTYEPNRRWVILFSLIVTLLGAGVLYVLFSAPATVKGFGVI from the coding sequence ATGACCCAGCCATCGACCGCTACCGATACCGCCCTGAATAGCAGTCCTGCCGATGCTGCCCCCCGCAAAAAGTCTGGGTCTCGCACCCGCGATCACCTGGCCAACGAGCGCACCTACCTGGCCTGGATGCGCACAGGGGTGGCGCTGATTGGCTTTGGGGTGCTGATCGCCCGCCTGCGCTACCTGGTTTCGCCGGATGTGCCAGGCACCGGGCAGGGCTGGTTGGTGGGTCTGGCCCTCTGCTGCATCGGCCTGATCACGGTGATGCTCTCCACCTGGCACTATTTCTCGGTGCTCGATGCGATTGAGACCGACACCTACGAACCCAACCGCCGCTGGGTGATTTTGTTTAGCCTGATCGTGACGCTGCTGGGGGCCGGGGTGCTGTACGTGCTGTTTTCGGCACCCGCGACGGTGAAGGGGTTTGGGGTGATTTAG
- a CDS encoding cadmium resistance transporter: MISDLCLTLLRSATAFAATNLDDIVILMLFFSQVGVALRKRHIVTGQYVGFAGLVALSLPGFFGSLLFPRPWIGLLGVVPIVIGLSQLLSVDLDEASGEDSSEVLLAPTSGGTSWLSPQTTSVAAITMANGGDNVGVYMPMFANCDGLGLGIILAVFFGLVGVWCLVAYQLTKVGAISVLLTRYGSQVVPFVLMALGGLILVDSHTLEYRGLTALALTIIGICVIHLLRSAARLSQSVALDQPVPAPQRIDG, encoded by the coding sequence ATGATCTCTGACCTTTGCCTGACCCTGCTACGCAGCGCCACAGCCTTTGCCGCCACCAACCTGGACGACATCGTCATTTTGATGCTGTTTTTCTCCCAGGTGGGGGTGGCCCTGCGCAAGCGCCACATCGTGACGGGGCAGTACGTCGGCTTTGCGGGTCTGGTGGCCCTCAGCCTGCCGGGGTTCTTCGGCAGCCTGCTGTTTCCCCGGCCCTGGATTGGCCTGCTGGGTGTAGTGCCCATTGTGATTGGCCTGAGCCAGCTGCTCTCGGTCGATCTCGATGAAGCGAGTGGCGAAGACAGCAGTGAGGTGCTGCTAGCACCCACCAGCGGCGGGACGAGCTGGCTATCTCCCCAGACCACCAGCGTAGCGGCCATTACGATGGCCAACGGGGGCGATAACGTCGGTGTCTACATGCCGATGTTTGCCAACTGCGACGGGCTGGGGCTGGGAATTATTCTGGCGGTGTTCTTTGGGCTGGTAGGGGTGTGGTGCCTGGTGGCCTATCAGCTCACCAAGGTCGGAGCCATTTCGGTGCTGCTGACCCGCTACGGGTCGCAGGTGGTGCCGTTTGTGCTGATGGCCCTGGGCGGGCTGATTTTGGTCGATAGTCACACCCTGGAGTATCGGGGCCTGACCGCCCTGGCGCTCACCATCATCGGCATCTGTGTCATTCATCTGCTGCGCAGTGCCGCCCGACTGTCGCAGTCGGTGGCGCTAGATCAGCCGGTGCCTGCACCTCAAAGAATAGATGGGTAG